A DNA window from Vigna unguiculata cultivar IT97K-499-35 chromosome 10, ASM411807v1, whole genome shotgun sequence contains the following coding sequences:
- the LOC114166210 gene encoding NAC domain containing protein 52-like: protein MFHSNYKHRVQCSPKSMGKIVGVGFRPIEQELVDFYLKHKLLGDDSRVDVIPVINLCHVEPSDVPGILAKSRIRFGDPDWFFFSPVDFKYSNSKRVNRKTEKGFWKATGKDRDIRSWNTNTLIATKKNLVYYKGSVSCGVKSDWVIHEYHAVTFHESENAFVLCRLIKKPEKKTEGGTAALICDEGESSRSVVSDYENQAIAEGVPSGGTLTGMETICHVTYQAEKCISPTEPSLIEIEQDDDAYFRNENNNGRSPSEIMQIPYETMHTPCETMHTPYEIMQISCETMQTLYETLQIPCETMQSSCESMQTPCETMQTSFESMQTPCETMQTSFESMQTPCETMQTSFESMQTPCETMQTPFESLQTPCEPVQTLCESMQISCESMQNPCEPMQISCETMQISHETNQIPFEILQFLFETPFQTMQTPLETKQILPKLPNSLLADEYLVTQSKSLKRAYCESSYRDAEVVPERDASFEDISSLYTEYLNSEEYHVLKRFKTSYDVGHGDTHLLFSGQEASEEKQESIFQDDFWGLETSSCDSTTNKLVEINYSEISSFLCT from the exons aTGTTTCATTCAAACTACAAACACAGAGTTCAGTGTTCACCAAAATCAATGGGTAAAATTGTTGGTGTCGGTTTCCGTCCTATAGAACAAGAACTCGTCGATTTCTACCTCAAACACAAGTTGCTGGGTGATGATTCCCGTGTCGACGTTATCCCTGTCATTAACCTCTGCCATGTGGAACCTTCGGATGTACCAG GGATACTTGCAAAATCACGGATTCGATTTGGTGACCCAGACTGGTTTTTCTTCAGTCCGGTTGATTTCAAGTATTCAAACAGTAAAAGGGTTAACAGGAAAACCGAGAAAGGGTTCTGGAAAGCCACTGGAAAAGACCGTGATATTAGGAGCTGGAACACCAACACTCTCATTGCCACAAAGAAGAATCTTGTTTACTACAAAGGAAGTGTTTCCTGTGGTGTCAAGTCCGACTGGGTTATTCACGAATATCACGCTGTTACCTTTCATGAAAGCGag AATGCTTTTGTGTTATGCCGCTTGATAAAGAAACCTGAGAAAAAAACTGAAGGAGGAACTGCTGCACTGATATGTGATGAAGGGGAATCCAGTAGAAGCGTGGTTTCTGACTATGAAAATCAGGCGATAGCAGAAGGAGTTCCATCC ggAGGTACTCTAACCGGAATGGAAACAATCTGTCACGTAACATATCAGGCAGAAAAATGCATCTCCCCTACAGAACCGTCACTAATTGAAATTGAGCAGGATGACGATGCctattttagaaatgaaaacaACAATGGGCGGAGTCCTTCTGAAATTATGCAGATTCCTTACGAAACTATGCACACTCCTTGTGAAACTATGCACACTCCTTATGAAATTATGCAGATTTCTTGTGAAACTATGCAGACTCTTTATGAAACTTTGCAGATTCCTTGTGAAACTATGCAAAGTTCTTGTGAAAGTATGCAGACTCCTTGTGAAACTATGCAGACTTCTTTTGAAAGTATGCAGACTCCTTGTGAAACTATGCAGACTTCTTTTGAAAGTATGCAGACTCCTTGTGAAACTATGCAGACTTCTTTTGAAAGTATGCAGACTCCTTGTGAAACTATGCAGACTCCTTTTGAAAGTCTGCAGACTCCTTGTGAACCTGTACAGACTCTTTGTGAAAGTATGCAGATTTCTTGTGAAAGTATGCAGAATCCTTGTGAACCTATGCAGATTTCTTGTGAAACTATGCAGATTTCTCATGAAACCAACCAAATTCCTTTTGAAATTTTGCAGTTTCTTTTTGAAACTCCTTTTCAAACTATGCAAACTCCATTAGAAACTAAACAAATTCTACCTAAACTCCCGAATTCATTATTAGCCGATGAATATTTAGTCACTCAATCAAAGTCATTGAAAAGGGCATATTGCGAAAGCTCTTATAGAGATGCAGAAGTCGTCCCTGAACGG GACGCTAGTTTTGAGGATATTTCAAGTTTGTATACTGAGTATCTTAACTCAGAGGAATATCATGtattaaaaaggtttaaaaCATCATATGATGTTGGACATGGTGACACACATCTTCTATTTTCCGGCCAAGAAGCAAGTGAAGAGAAACAAGAAAGTATATTTCAAGATGATTTTTGGGGATTGGAGACATCCTCATGTGACTCTACAACAAATAAACTTGTGGAGATCAATTACAGTGAAATATCTAGCTTTCTTTGCACTTAA